From a single Maylandia zebra isolate NMK-2024a linkage group LG3, Mzebra_GT3a, whole genome shotgun sequence genomic region:
- the LOC143417026 gene encoding programmed cell death 1 ligand 1-like, with the protein MDWFHSVSLWNFILSLGFVKGSFVVDVTQSSYQAEENHNITLEWTFTTKADMSISALKILCYMNNDHEHITLYFLHDGVEFSEDQDKKFSGRVQSDKDGLREGRIRLQLSRLRTEDSGLYLCEVDTGYGRGYNSCRVTVSESKPEKTETTQQPRSLQPPNLNEETKGGLIIFGVVFICISLVLWGLMFYQNCKEHRRSPSRRTREILMKTFSEVGP; encoded by the exons ATGGACTGGTTTCACTCTGTTTCTCTGTGGAATTTTATTCTCAGCTTGGGTTTTGTTAAAG GATCATTTGTAGTGGATGTGACACAGAGCTCCTATCAGGCAGAGGAGAACCACAACATCACACTGGAGTGGACGTTCACCACCAAAGCAGACATGTCCATCTCAGCACTGAAGATCCTCTGTTACATGAATAATGATCATGAACACATAACTCTGTATTTTCTTCATGATGGTGTCGAGTTCTCAGAGGATCAGGACAAAAAGTTTTCAGGACGAGTCCAGAGTGACAAAGACGGCCTCAGAGAAGGACGAATCAGACTCCAGCTGTCCAGACTCAGGACTGAGGACTCGGGTCTGTACCTGTGTGAGGTGGACACAGGTTATGGCCGCGGCTACAACAGCTGCAGAGTCACCGTCTCTG AATCAAAACCTGAGAAGACAGAAACAACTCAGCAACCTAGAAGTCTCCAACCACCAAATCTGAATGAAGAGACCAAAG GCGGGCTAATTATCTTCGGGGTTGTATTCATCTGTATCTCTCTGGTCTTATGGGGATTGATGTTTTATCAGAATTGCAAAGAACAC AGGAGGTCTCCATCCCGCAGAACAAGGGAGATATTGATGAAGACTTTTTCAGAAGTTGGACCTTAG